The Geobacter metallireducens GS-15 region AGGTGGCCGGGTCAATGATCTGGACACTGCCGTTGAAGTCGAGTCCCAGTTCCGCCATCTTTTCCCGGATCTTGTCCTGGTTGCCGATGAGGATCGGTTTGGCAATCTCTTCTTCAATGAGAATCTGAGTCGCCCTGAGGATTTTTTCGTTATCTCCCTCGGGGAAGACGAGCTTCCTGGGATCGGCTTTGGCCTTGTTAATGATCATCCGCAGGGCTTCCTTTGCTTTACCCTGCAACGACTCAAGATGCTCAACGTACTTCTCCATATCCTCGATGGGCTGGCGGGCCACCCCCGATTCCATGGCCGCTTTGGCAACTGCCGGTGCCACCCGCAGGAGGGCACGGGGGTCAAAGGGTTTCGGAATGATGTAGTCGCGGCCAAAGGAAAACTTCACGTTGCCGTAAGCGCGGCAGACCGAGTCGGGGCATTCCTCACGGGCAAGCTCGGCAAGGGCGAAAACAGCAGCCTTCTTCATCTCCTCGTTAATGGTAGTGGCCCGGACATCGAGGGCTCCCCGGAAGATGAAGGGGAAGCCGAGGACGTTGTTCACCTGGTTCGGATAATCGGAACGGCCGGTGGCGATGAGGACATCGCCCCGCACGGCATGGGCCTCTTCCGGCGATATTTCCGGGTCCGGGTTGGCCATGGCGAAGATAATGGGATTCTTGGCCAGCTTGCGCACAATCTCCGGCGTGAATGCCCCCTTGGAGGAGAGGCCGTAGAGGACGTCGGCCCCTGTCGCGGCCTCTTCCAGGGTGCGCAGAGGGGTGTCCACGGCGAAGCGTTCCTTATACTTGTTCATCCCCTCGGTGCGTCCCTTGTAGATGACACCCTTGGTATCGCACATGACGAGGTTTTCCTTCTTCACCCCCAACGAGATGGCGAGGTTGGCGCAGGCGATGGCCGAGGCCCCGGCCCCGTTCACCACGATGCGAATATCCTCGATCTTCTTGTCGATGATCTCCAGCGCATTGGTGAGGGCGGCGGCGGAGATGATGGCGGTGCCGTGTTGGTCGTCGTGGAAGACCGGGATGTTCATGGTCTTCTTGAGCTCTTCCTCGATATAGAAGCACTCGGGGGCCTTGATATCCTCCAGGTTGATGCCGCCGAACGTGGGCTCGAGGAGTTGGCAGGCTTTGATCACCTCATCGGGGTTCTCGGTGTTCAGTTCGATGTCAAAGACGTCGATGTCGGCAAAGCGCTTGAAGAGGACGCCTTTCCCTTCCATGACCGGTTTGCCGGCAAGGGCGCCGATGTTCCCGAGCCCCAGGACCGCGGTGCCGTTGGAGACTACGGCGACCAGGTTTCCTTTCGCGGTGTACTTATAAGCATCCTCAGGGTTTTTCTCGATTTCCAGGCACGGTTCGGCAACGCCCGGGGAGTAGGCAAGAGAGAGGTCCCGCTGGGTAAGGCAAGGCTTCGAGGCGACGACTTCTATCTTTCCTTTGCGTCCGCTCGAATGGTATTCCAGGGCATCCTGTTTTTTGCTCATGTGATTCCTTGCTCCTTTCTTTGTGGACAAATTTCAGTCATAATAAAAATTGCTTCGCTTTAATTCAGCCGTGTTACACGGTTTTATTTTGCTGATTTCTCATAAAATTGAGACACCTTAGACCTTGTTTTAGTCCTTTGTCAAGGTCAAATTACAGTATCGCTAAAAAAACATTTTATTTAGTTTGCGGGGTGAAATGTCTCGTGAATACTTGTATTTGAAGCAAAGTTCGTTGATAATTCCCGTGATGTGGACAGATAAATAACCGCGGAGAAGGGGGAGTGATGGAAAGAATCTGGGCGCCGTGGCGCATGGATTATATTCTCGATGAAAAGCCGCATGGCTGCATTTTTTGCCTGGATGCACGGACGGACGAGGATCGACAGAATCTTGTTCTCTACAAAACGCCGTTATCGTTGGTGATGCTTAATCGTTATCCCTATACAAATGGTCACCTGATGGTGGCGCCACGACACCACACTGCGGAACTGGACTCCCTGACGGACGTCGAGATGCTTGACCTTTTCCGAACCGTTCGGCTCTGCAGAAGCGTTCTTGAGGAGGAAGCCTCACCCCAGGGATTCAATATCGGGCTCAATCTCGGCCGGGCAGCCGGGGCAGGGATAGAAGACCACCTCCATATCCATATCGTTCCGCGCTGGAATGGCGATACAAATTTCATGACGGTTGTCGCCGACGTACGCGTTGTCCCTGAAGGGTTGCTGACTACCTACGACCGGCTTTATCCCCGTTTTGCGGCCCGCACGCAATAGAGCACGAGGAGTTCTGCTCCCATGAATGGCAACAAGCGCGCCTATATCGGCATAGACATAGGAGGTACCAATCTCCGCATGGCTCTCATTGATGAACGGGGCGCCATTATCCACAAAACCAAGAGCAGGACCGATATCCACCATGGTCGATCCTCTTTCCTCTCGCGCCTTGGCAAGGGGATTGAGTCCCTGCTGCTCGCGGCCAGAGATAATAACATCGAACCTGCCGGGCTGGGGGCAGGGGTGCCGGGACTCATTGCCAATGACGGCCATGTGTATGTTTCGGTGAACCTCAGGCCATTGGACGGGGTAAATCTGCGGGATGAGCTTCAGGCCATGAGCGGGCTCCCCGCAGTGGTGGCGAACGATGTAAACGCGTTTGCCTTCGGAGAGAGCGTCTACGGGGCGGGCAGGGACTATCGGTCATTTCTTATGGTTACCCTCGGCACTGGCGTTGGGGGAGGTCTGATCCTCGACGGCAAGGTCTGGAGCGGAATCGACGGGGTGGCAGGCGAGTTTGGCCACATGACCGTGGAATCCGAGGGGAGGCCCTGTCCCTGCGGCAACCGCGGTTGTCTCGAGCAGTACGCATCCGCAAGCGCCCTGGTTTCCGCGGCAAGAGAGATGATCTGCCAACAGAAGGATGTATTCGGGGCGCAATGCGACATGGACGCCATTTCAACCAAAATACTTGCCGCTGCGGCACTGGACGGTAACCAGGCGGCGTTGGGCCTCTTCGCCGATGCCGGACGGTATCTGGGGATCGCTGCCGCGTCGGTTGCCAATCTCCTTAATCTCGAAGCGATAATTCTCGGGGGAGGAGTCTCCTCGAGTTTCAACCTCCTGTGCGAGAGCATGAGACGGGAAGTTCTTGCCAGGGCCTTTCCCATTCCGGGCAAGCGCCTCGTTATCCGCCAGGCTTCCCTGGGAGACGACGGTGGGATTCTCGGCAGTGCCGCACTGGCAAGGAGTTTTCTTCAGGAGGGGAAACCATGAAACGGAAGATCGGCATCCTTACGGGAGGGGGAGACTGTCCCGGCCTCAACGCGGTGATACGGGGCGTGGTGAAGAGCGCCATCATCGGGAGGGGATGGGAGGTGGTCGGTATCGAGGACGGATTCGACGGCCTTCTCTACGACCGAACCCCCAGACCACTGGGGCTTGAAGACGTGAGGGGAATCCTTCCGCGGGGAGGAACGATCCTTGGCACCTCCAATAGGGGCAATCCCTTTTCCTACCCCATTGAGGTTAACGGTAAAACTGTGCTGACTGATGTGTCCGACCGGGTTGTGGAGCGGGTCAAGGACCTCGGGATCGACGCCATCGTGGCAGTGGGGGGAGATGGTTCCCTCAAGATCGCCCTGGAGTTGATGAAAAGGGGGGTGCCGGTGGTTGGCGTCCCGAAGACAATTGACAACGATCTAATGGAAACCGATGTCACCTTTGGTTACAACACGGCCCTGGAAACAGCCACTGATGCCCTCGACAAGCTCCATTCGACGGCCGAGAGCCATCACCGTATCATGATCATGGAGGTGATGGGGCGCTATGCCGGCTGGATCGCACTGGAGTCGGGTATCAGCGGCGGTGCGGACGTGATCCTGATCCCCGAGATCCCCTTTGAACTGAAGGCCGTCTGCAATGCCATTGAAGGCCGGCGCCGGCGAGGCAGCAAATTCAGCATTGTGGTGGCGGCCGAGGGAGCCTTTCCCCGGGGCGGTACGCGGGTCGTCCAAAAAAAGGCCGATGAAACCATGGCAATCGAGCGGCTCGGCGGCATCGGCAACTTTGTGGCCCACGAACTTACCTCCTGTCTCGATATGGACATCCGGGTGACAGTGCTCGGCCATCTCCAACGGGGAGGGTCCCCCTCAACCTTTGATCGCTGTCTCGGGAGCCGATTTGGCATCGGTGCCGTTGAGCTTATCGAAAGGGAGCAGTACGGAGAGATGATCTGTCTCAAGGGAAGAGCCATCCGTTCCGTTCCCATTGAAAAAGCTGTCCGCAAGCTCAAACTTGTCGATCCCCGAGGACAGATGGTAACCGCTGCCAAAGAGCTGGGAATCAATGTCGGAAGGGAGTGAGAATTGACTTTAATCCCTCCGCGCTATAGAGTGTGACGATATTTCTCTGAAGAAACTCATGCAGCGACCGATGTTATTATGTATGAACCTCTTTCGGGGTACGATTCACATGGAGGGAAACCGTTTATGGATTCCGGGGCTGTCGTGAAGAATAGAAGTATTCGCTACGGGCTTTTCGGGTGTATTCTGGGTATCAGCGCCCCCATAGGGTGGACGCTCATCCGCCTGATTTTTTTCGCCAATCCCGACCAGTCTCTCCTGTCGCGAGTTTTTGGCGATATCGTTAAATCCCCCTTTAATATCGCACTGTATACCTACATGGGAATCGGCACCGCAGGTGTGCTCGCCGTGCTCGGCTACTATATCGGCAAGACGACTGATGAACTCCATAGCCGGGCTTCGGAACTGAATGTTCTTCATCAGGAGGTCGCTTCTCAAAAGGAAATTTTTGAACAGCGTTACCGTGCCCTCGACAGCAACATCAAAAACTTTCACCAAATCAGCAGTAAAATCCAGAAATCCATTGACATCGAAGAGGTTCTGCTCCTGTGCGCTGAAGGGCTCCACGATGTCCTCGGTTACGAGCGGGTCTCCATCCTGATGGCCGACGAAGGGCGCTCCAATCTTTCTTTTGTGGCGTCCGTCGGCACACCGGACTTCAACCCCCAAGGAGTCAGCATCCCTCTTGATATCCGTAGCGGAGTCATTTTCAAGTGCTTTGCGGATCGGCAGATCTACATGATCGACGACCTCAGCACGTATCCGGCTGACTTCCGGCTCAAGCCTCCCTACGACGCCATCCGTGCGTTGCGCTCCAGGAGCTTTGTTCTCTGCCCCATCATCGTGAAGGGTGAATCAGTGGGGGTATTCGGCATCGACAACCGGCAAAGCCGGCGTCCTCTCAATGACACCGATGTCGACACCATCAGGCTTTTCGCCGACCAGGCAGCCTCGGCCATCATCCGGATCAACCTCCTGAAGGCAATCGGAACGCTCACCTCTGAGCTGGAAACCACTTTCTCCGACCTGCTTAAGAACCGCGACCACTATTCCCGCTACGTAGTAAATCTCAAGGATGCGGTCAATTCTGTTGCCGACGGTACCGCTCACATCGCATCCGCCGCCGAAAGCGTCCTTGCCTCCGTTGATGAGACAAGTTCGTCGGTGAGCAATATTTACGTATCCATCGAGCAGGTTACGAAAAATCTCGATTATCTTTCCGAATCTATCGAAAAATCGGTGTCGGCCATGGAAGAGCTCAACTCCACCATCAAGAATGTTGAGCAGAGTGCCGCGATCTCGCACCAGGTTTCAAGCAAGGTAAAAGAGGAAGCTGACCGGGGGAGGCGTGTGGTGAAGGAGACCATCGCGTCGCTGGCCGAGATCCAGCGTTCGGTTGAGCTTTCCTTTGATGCCATGAAGCGGCTCACGGAAAACAGCGGCCGTATCGAGAGCATCGTAGGGGTTATCAACGACATTACCAAGCGGACCAATCTCCTTGCTCTCAACGCCTCAATCATCGCTGCCCAGGCCGGAGAATACGGCAAGAGCTTCGGTGTTGTTGCCGATGAGATCCGTAACCTTTCGCTCCAGACCGGTCAGTCAACCGGTGAAATCACCGGCATCATCGAAGAGATCATGAATGAGTCCCACAGTGCCGCCCAGAACATTTCCGCCTCCAAGGAACTCGTGCAGAAAGGGGTGGAACTGGGGGGGGTTATGGGGCAATCGCTCCAGGTGATTCACGAGAGTTCGGCCCGATCACTGGACATGACCCAGGAAATTAAGATTGCAACCGAAGAGCAGGTCCGCAGCGTGCAGCTTGTCACCCATTCCATCGAAAACGTGAGCAGCATGAGTTCTCAAATATTCAAGGCGTCCAAGGAGCAGTCCGATGCCGCCATGAGCATTGTCCGTTCCGTTGATACGATTAAGGAAATGACCCAGGAAATGGTCAAGGCGACCGTCAAACAGGTGGAAGACGGCAGCGAGATCAAGCAGTCGGTGGAAGCCGTGGGCGAGATGGTAACCAAAATATTTGAAGACATGGAAGTTCGGCGCGGAGAAAGCTCCGCCGTAGTGAGAGAACTTGAAATGATGAAGAAAATCGCCGAATGAATTTAATGGACAGTCTCATCTGATTTATGGTAAACAATAACCGTGTTCTATAAATGACCCGCAACGCTGGCGGAGTCGAAAATCTGTTCACGACAAATTGATACTGCCTGGATTCGTACGAACCGGGACGGATGGCAATAGCCGCAACGACAAGGAAATAGCTTTTTCTCTTGGTCTTGGTACATGCGCCTCCGGAACCCCGGTGGCGCATTTTTGTTGTGTGGAGCAACCGTGAACCGCAAGAAGACAATTATTGACATCCAGAAGATGAAGGCAGCCGGCGAGAAGATAACCGTCCTCACCAGCTATGATTACCCCTTTACCCGCGTAATGGATGAATGCGGCATTGACATGATCCTCATCGGCGATTCCGTGGGCGTTGTCTTCAGTGGGTATGACAACACCCTGCCGGTCACGATGGACGAGATGATCTATCACACCCGGGCGGTGGTGCGGGCCCGGCCCAAGGCCCTGGTTGTGGCCGACATGCCGTTCCTCTCCTACCAGACCGACCTGCGGGACGCCCGTCTCAATGCCGGCCGTCTCGTGAAGGATGGGGGGGCGGAAGCCGTCAAGCTGGAAGGTGGGAGCCATGTGGCCGATACCATCCGCGCCATTGTCGACATGGATATTCCGGTTATGGCCCATATCGGTCTCACCCCCCAGTCGATTCACCGGATGGGGGGGTACAAGGTCCAGGGGAAAAAGGAAGAGCAGTCCCAGCGGCTTCTGGATGATGCCAAGGCCATTGAAGAAGCCGGCGCCTTTGCCGTGGTTCTGGAGGGGATCCCGCTGAAACTGGCGGAAAAGATCACCGAAGAGCTTTCCATTCCCACAATCGGCATTGGCGCGGGGCCCCACTGCGACGGTCAGGTGCTTGTGATCCATGACATCCTGGGACTGTGCGAGAAATACTCTCCAAAGTTCGTGAAACGTTACGGGGACGCCAATGCGCTGATAACCAGCGCGGTTTCCTCATACATCGCCGAAGTGAAGAAAGGAGAATTCCCCGACGAGGGGCATTCATTCAGCTGAGATGAGAATCATTGAAACCGTAGCCGAGATGCAGGCCTTTTCGCGGGAGGCACGAAGGGAGGGGAAAAGCATTTCCCTGGTCCCGACCATGGGGTTCCTCCACGAGGGACACGCCTCGCTTATGATCGAGGGGAAGAAGCGGGCCGATATCCTCGTAACGAGCATCTTTGTTAACCCAACCCAGTTCGGTCCCACCGAGGACTTCGATGCCTATCCGCGCGACCTGGCGCGGGACCGTAACGTGGCCGAGACGGCGGGAGTAGATGTTATCTTCGCTCCCAAGGCGTCCGACATGTATCCCCGGGGATTTCAGACCTATGTGAACGTGGAGGAACTGACGCGTCCCCTCTGTGGCGCGAGCCGCCCCGGCCACTTCCAGGGTGTCACCACCGTGGTTGCCAAACTGTTGAACATCGTTCTGCCCCACGTGGCCCTCTTTGGCAAGAAGGACTTCCAGCAGTTGGCAGTCATCCGCCGCATGGCCGCCGACCTGAACATGGACGTGGAAATCGTCGGCATGCCCATTGTGCGTGAAGCGGACGGCCTTGCCATGAGCTCCCGCAATGCCTACCTGGGGCCCGAAGAGCGGAAAAACGCTCTTTGTCTCAGCCGCGCCCTTGCCACGGCCCGGGACCTCTTCCTGGATGGGGAGCGCAGCGTTGGAACGCTGCGGGATAAGGTGCTCCGGGTCATCGGCGAGGTTCCCGGCGCCGTCATCGACTATGCGGATTTTCGCGATGGCGACACCCTTGAGACAGTCGAAACGGCCAACGGGCGAACTCTTATCGCCTTGGCCGTGAAGATAGGAAAGACAAGGCTGATCGACAACTGCATCCTGGGAGAAGAGCAGTAATCATACCGTTTCCGGTACTCCCTTTATGTTAAGTCCGACCGTCAGCTCAAAGGATGGAGCGAACAATGCCGAAAAATCGTGATGCAGCCCGTGCCAGCCTGGAAAACCTCTACCGGATCTTCACCGTGCCGGAAGCACCCGACTCGACCCTCGGCGCTATTGATCAGGCGATTGCCGGCGATGTCGCCGGCTTCCTGCAGACCCATATCGTCGCCATCGAACGCCCTCTCGAAGAGATCGAAGCGGATTTCTCCTCCTTCTCCATACCCGAGGAACCGACCTACGTCTCCGAGTATACCGAATTCGTCAAAGAGAACCTCGTCGCCCACTCGGTCCATACCGCCTCACCGGCCTTTGTCGGCCACATGACCTCGGCGCTCCCCTACTTCATGCTCCCGCTGGCACGCCTCATGACCGCCCTCAACCAGAATGTGGTCAAGGTGGAGACATCCAAGGCCTTTACGCCCATGGAGCGCCAGGTCCTTGCCATGCTTCATCACCTGGTCTATGGCCGGAATGACGACTTCTACCCGCAATGGATTCATAACAGCCAGCATGCCTTGGGGGCCTTCTGCTCCGGCGGCACCCTCGCCAACGTCACGGCGCTATGGGTGGCGCGCAACCGCCTGTTCGCTCCGGACGGAGAGTTCCGCGGCATTGCCCAGGAAGGGTTGGCCCGTGCCCTGAAACATCGCGGCGCGGACGGGATTGCCGTTCTCGTTTCCGAGCGCGGCCACTACTCTTTGGGCAAGGCCGCCGACCTCCTCGGTATCGGCAGGGATGACCTGATTAAGATAAAGACGGATGCAAACAACCGTATCGACCTCAAGGCGTTGAGAGAAGAATGCCGGCGACTGCAGGATCGGAACACCCTCCCGCTGGCTCTGGTCGGCATCGCCGGGACGACCGAAACCGGCAACGTCGACCCGCTGGAGGCAATGGCCGATTTAGCCCAAGAGCTCGGCTGTCATTTTCATGTGGATGCCGCCTGGGGGGGGCCAACCCTTTTTTCCGACCGGCACCGTCACCTGCTCCGCGGAATAGAACGGGCCGACTCGGTTACCATTGACGGGCACAAACAGCTCTATGTGCCGATGGGGGCGGGGATGGTCGTCTTCAAGGATCCCACCGCCCTCTCGGCTATCGAGCATCATGCCAACTATATCCTGCGTCATGGCTCCAAGGACCTGGGCAGTCATACCCTGGAAGGGTCGCGGCCAGGGAAGGCGATGCTGGTTCATGCCGGGTTTTCGATCATTGGCCGCAAGGGGTACGAGCTTCTTATCGATATGGGGATCGAGCGGGCACGCACCTTTGCCGACATGATCCAGCGCCATCCCGATTTCGAGCTGATCAGCGAACCGGAACTGAATATTCTCACCTACCGCTACTGTCCGCCTGCCATCCAGCAGGCCCTGACCGACGCGACGGCCCAACAGCGCGCCGCAATCAATGGACTTCTTGATCAGGTCTGTCAGCTGTTGCAGAAATATCAGCGCGAAGCGGGTAAAACCTTTGTCTCTCGAACACGGCTGCATGTGGCTCGCCACGACATGGAGCTCACGGTCTTACGTGTCGTTCTGGCCAATCCGCTGACGACCGATGAGATTCTGGAGGCAGTTTTGGCGGAACAATGCGAAATCGTGCGTCTGCCGGAGATTCAGGCCTTGCTGCGGCAGGCTGAGGAACTCTGTCCCGGTCTGGCGAAAGCTGTCTAACGGTAGTTTGATGGAGTTGGTGTTCTTTTGTGGTAGAGTGTAATGACTGAGTAAAGACCCGTTGCCGAGAGCCCTTTCGATGGAACTTTACGCCGCTTCATACATTCTGCCGATAGCATCTCCCCCCATCCCCGGCGGCGCGGTGGCTGTCCACGACGGCTGCATTGTCGAAACGGGAACGCTGGCCGAGCTCCGTTCGCGCCATAGCGGTCCCGTCCATGATTTCCCCGGTTGCGCCATCCTCCCCGGGCTCGTCAACGCCCACACCCACCTGGAGCTTACCCATTTCCCTTCCTGGAAGATCCGCAAGGGGATTGACTATTCTCCTCGAACATACGTGGACTGGATAATCCAGGTAATCAAGATCCGGCGGGCCTTGTCGCCACAGGAACTGGAGCTTTCCGTGCGCGAGGGGCTGCGGATTTGCCTCGAAGCCGGGACTACAGCCATCGGCGAAATCCTCACCGACCGTTCACTTATCCCCCTCTATGCCGATTCAGGCCTGAGAGGGAGGCTCTTATTCGAGGCCATCGGTCACGACCCGGTTCGCAATGCCCAACTCGTCGAAGAACTTGATGCTGCCATCGCTTCCTTTTCCGGAGGCTCATTTCTCCCGGGCATTTCACCCCATGCTCCCCACACCGTTGCCGAACACCTACACCAGGATGTGTACCGTCTGGCGTATGAGCGGAACGTGCCACGAGTCATCCACCTGGCCGAGTCCCGCGAAGAGAGCGATTTTTTCTTTGATTCTTCCGGAAAAATTGCCGAGTTTCTCTATCCCCATGTCCGGTGGGAATCGTACCTCCCCGCACCACGGCGCACAACCGCTACAGCCTGGCTCGATGGGCTCGGCGTATTGAACGGCACCATCTCGGCTGTTCACTGCGTTCACCTTACGCCGTCCGACGCCGAAATCCTGGCCAAACGTGGCGTCGGCGTGGTCCTCTGTCCCCGGAGCAACGACAAACTCGCCGTGGGGCGCGCCCCGGTCGTTCTGCTGAAGAGGCTCGGCGTCCCGCTTGCGCTTGGCACCGATTCACTGGCCAGCAATGACTCACTCTCACTGTGGGATGAAATGCGATATCTCCTTGATACCTTCCCGGGCATTTTTACTCCTACGGAAGCCCTTTCAATGACCACCATCGGCTCTGCTCGCCAGTTAGCCCTTGCTGATCGGACCGGTTCCCTCGATAAAGGGAAACATGCCGATTTCCTTGTGATGAAGCTCCCGGGCCGGAATGGTTCCGGTGAGGCGCTGCATGAGGCGCTCATTCATTCGGGAGAGATTCTTCAGGTTTTCCTTGCCGGCAATCTCGTTGTTAGCCGGGAGGCGTTTTCTTGACCGTGCGCAAACCTCTTTTTTCCTGTAATTGCAAGGGCTTTTTACTCCTTGCAATGATTTCGCCATATCTGCTACTATCACTTTCATGGGAGAAAAGCTGATCTGCAACAACAAGAAAGCGTTTCACGATTACTTTATTGAGGAACGTTTTGAAGCGGGAATGGTCCTGAAGGGGACCGAAGTCAAATCGCTCCGCATGGGGAAGGCGAACCTCAACGACTCTTTCGCCCTGGTCCGTGACGGTGAAATCTTTCTGCACAATCTCCATATCAACCCTTACGATTTCGGCAATCGCCAGAACCACGATCCGGACAGGCTGCGCAAGCTCCTGATGCATAAGAGCGAGATTGAAAAGCTCTTCGGCAAGATCCGCGAAAAGGGGTACTCGGTTGTCCCGCTCCGCCTCTACTTCAAGAACGGCCTCGCCAAAGTGGAGCTGGGCCTTGCCAAGGGGAAGAAGCTGTACGACAAGCGCGAGGACATGAAGAAGAAAGACCAGTCGAGGGAGATGGCCCAGGCCCTCAGGGAAAGAAGCAAGAGCCACTGATAAGAGTTTACAAGGGGGTGTACAGGTTTCGACGGGGATAGGAAACTAAAGGTTGCATGCCGAGGTCCGGGCTGGCCTCGTTAAAAAGCCCGGGGCGAATTACACGCCGATAATTACGACTACGCCGTAGCAGCTTAATACCCTGCTACCGATCCGCCGAGCCTCTCCCACGGGTGAAGATGGATCGTTATTTCAGTGGGATAGTCAAGGGGAGTGCCCGCGGCCCCAAGGCGAAACTTTAGCAGGATCGCTTCCCGGAAATCCCTGCCAGGGGAGAGTCGGGCGGCTAAATCAAATCCTGGCATAAGCATGTAGACGCCTTCTGTGTATGATCTTCGGACGCGGGTTCGACTCCCGCCACCTCCACCAATTCATAATCCGGCCTAGTCCGGAGTAGACAAAAAGCTCTCGGGGAATCGAGGGCTTTTTGTTTTTCTTGAGGGCAGGTGTAATGGTTTTGTAAGAGTGGGATAATGTTTCCGAACCGTTGCATACCTGATAAGCCGGTATAAACTTGCCCAGTAAACTGCCTTGGAGAAGTCAGAAGCAAGTTGATGGTGGCGGGAGTCGAACCCGCGTCCGAAGTTTACATAGCTCAAATTGAGAAGGGAGGTGACGGGAAGAGAGGTTGTTTGATCATCACGTCTGGCCAGGAAGGCCAAGAAACTCCGCACGCGGGAGCCCTGTATCCAAGGAGGATAAACGTGACAAGAAAACCATTAGCCATTGCGATATTGACTGCTGCACTGTTCATTGCAGCTGTTTCATGTTTCGCGAAAGATACACAGAACGTGGCGGCGGGGCGTGACATCTGGTTTAAGAGCACTTTCGGCGGTGAACGATTTTTCAGCCTTATCCTCCCCAATCCTCCCTTCAATCTCCCACTTGGTTTTGACCAGATGCTGACTTGGCCCCGCGACACCCGCTTCAACGAGTTCGGGGTCATCAATGATCCGGACTGCACCCCTGGTGACGCCTCGACCGGCAACTATGACCGGTGTGCAGATCCAGGGTCCGCGGGCGTGATCGGAATCCGCAAGTTCCCCAATCCTTCAGGAGGCGCTCCTCTCATCGGCGTTACCTGTGCCGCCTGCCATGCCGGATTTGACCCCAATCATCCCCCCGCTGACCCGAACCATCCGAAGGCTGAAAACATCCACCCCACCATAGGAAATCAGTATCTGGATATCGGGAAAATTTTCAGGGCCCACCTCTCGCCCCATGACCCACGCTATCAGGTGTTTTCCAGTTGGGCGCCCGGCACGGTGGACACGACGGTTCTGGAAAATGATCACATCAACAATCCGGGAATGATCACGCCGATCTGGGATGTTCCGGATCGTCCGTTCTTTGATGTCACAGTTGGCGGTGTTCCTGTCCGTGCCCATCGCAACGGGCAGGGAGGTGAAGATGATGCCGGCTGCGAAGCAGCTGCGCTCCGCGTTTACTTCAACATCGGCATGTGCGCTGCGGAATGCATGGTCGGGCACCTCGCCAACGGACCGGGAGGGAGTCAAACTCCCATTGATCTTGCCGAGTGCAGGAAAGTCTGTCCTGATCTCGTGGAGGCGGAGGGGGCTGTCGGGAAGCTCTGTGCCTTTCTCCAGACTCCCCGTTCTCCGCGCCTGGTGAACGCGCCGGATGGCCCTCGTCTTGTCGACTGGAAGGTCGTCGAAAAGGGAAAGCAGGTCTTCTTCAACGCGTGCGGATCGTGCCACTCGGACGGAGACCAGTCAGTAGCGCACAATGTTCTCACCGACGATCTGATCCATCCTTACTCGGAAATCGGCACGAACAGTTGCCGTGCCCGCACGACGAACTGGATGGCAGGGCACATCTGGGCAGCGTTCTCATCGGACCAGTACAAGGAGCGGC contains the following coding sequences:
- a CDS encoding methyl-accepting chemotaxis protein; the protein is MDSGAVVKNRSIRYGLFGCILGISAPIGWTLIRLIFFANPDQSLLSRVFGDIVKSPFNIALYTYMGIGTAGVLAVLGYYIGKTTDELHSRASELNVLHQEVASQKEIFEQRYRALDSNIKNFHQISSKIQKSIDIEEVLLLCAEGLHDVLGYERVSILMADEGRSNLSFVASVGTPDFNPQGVSIPLDIRSGVIFKCFADRQIYMIDDLSTYPADFRLKPPYDAIRALRSRSFVLCPIIVKGESVGVFGIDNRQSRRPLNDTDVDTIRLFADQAASAIIRINLLKAIGTLTSELETTFSDLLKNRDHYSRYVVNLKDAVNSVADGTAHIASAAESVLASVDETSSSVSNIYVSIEQVTKNLDYLSESIEKSVSAMEELNSTIKNVEQSAAISHQVSSKVKEEADRGRRVVKETIASLAEIQRSVELSFDAMKRLTENSGRIESIVGVINDITKRTNLLALNASIIAAQAGEYGKSFGVVADEIRNLSLQTGQSTGEITGIIEEIMNESHSAAQNISASKELVQKGVELGGVMGQSLQVIHESSARSLDMTQEIKIATEEQVRSVQLVTHSIENVSSMSSQIFKASKEQSDAAMSIVRSVDTIKEMTQEMVKATVKQVEDGSEIKQSVEAVGEMVTKIFEDMEVRRGESSAVVRELEMMKKIAE
- the panB gene encoding 3-methyl-2-oxobutanoate hydroxymethyltransferase, which gives rise to MNRKKTIIDIQKMKAAGEKITVLTSYDYPFTRVMDECGIDMILIGDSVGVVFSGYDNTLPVTMDEMIYHTRAVVRARPKALVVADMPFLSYQTDLRDARLNAGRLVKDGGAEAVKLEGGSHVADTIRAIVDMDIPVMAHIGLTPQSIHRMGGYKVQGKKEEQSQRLLDDAKAIEEAGAFAVVLEGIPLKLAEKITEELSIPTIGIGAGPHCDGQVLVIHDILGLCEKYSPKFVKRYGDANALITSAVSSYIAEVKKGEFPDEGHSFS
- the panC gene encoding pantoate--beta-alanine ligase, translating into MRIIETVAEMQAFSREARREGKSISLVPTMGFLHEGHASLMIEGKKRADILVTSIFVNPTQFGPTEDFDAYPRDLARDRNVAETAGVDVIFAPKASDMYPRGFQTYVNVEELTRPLCGASRPGHFQGVTTVVAKLLNIVLPHVALFGKKDFQQLAVIRRMAADLNMDVEIVGMPIVREADGLAMSSRNAYLGPEERKNALCLSRALATARDLFLDGERSVGTLRDKVLRVIGEVPGAVIDYADFRDGDTLETVETANGRTLIALAVKIGKTRLIDNCILGEEQ
- the panP gene encoding pyridoxal-dependent aspartate 1-decarboxylase PanP encodes the protein MPKNRDAARASLENLYRIFTVPEAPDSTLGAIDQAIAGDVAGFLQTHIVAIERPLEEIEADFSSFSIPEEPTYVSEYTEFVKENLVAHSVHTASPAFVGHMTSALPYFMLPLARLMTALNQNVVKVETSKAFTPMERQVLAMLHHLVYGRNDDFYPQWIHNSQHALGAFCSGGTLANVTALWVARNRLFAPDGEFRGIAQEGLARALKHRGADGIAVLVSERGHYSLGKAADLLGIGRDDLIKIKTDANNRIDLKALREECRRLQDRNTLPLALVGIAGTTETGNVDPLEAMADLAQELGCHFHVDAAWGGPTLFSDRHRHLLRGIERADSVTIDGHKQLYVPMGAGMVVFKDPTALSAIEHHANYILRHGSKDLGSHTLEGSRPGKAMLVHAGFSIIGRKGYELLIDMGIERARTFADMIQRHPDFELISEPELNILTYRYCPPAIQQALTDATAQQRAAINGLLDQVCQLLQKYQREAGKTFVSRTRLHVARHDMELTVLRVVLANPLTTDEILEAVLAEQCEIVRLPEIQALLRQAEELCPGLAKAV